Part of the Impatiens glandulifera chromosome 8, dImpGla2.1, whole genome shotgun sequence genome is shown below.
tatataccaaacacaaaattataaaccatatacaacttatatcatttcttataattcataccaaacaacaataacctatacaacttatactacccTATACTATTTATACctcgttacaatttatacccctatacaacttataccctatataatttgtacctcTTACCAAACGCTACcctaatatataacaaaactcacaatgttttaattaattaaaagtttagaatttttatgttttaaaaatgtctatatatattttaaaaatataaaaatagtagtactaacaacaaattattacataaaaaataGTTAGAAGATGGTAGGTTTTCGAGAAGAACAATTAACTCACTCACTGATAGGTCTTATCCACTTTTCAGAACAGATTCAGAAagtgtcataataatagtattataaaagaattatgaatgatatatatTGGACGACTGCGAtaattgaaagttcgacgatttttcTCCAACCAAATAATTCACAGaacaataattgaaaatgataattcatttatatagaCCTAACGTATCATTCATATTATTACATTAATTCAAACTTCCCAACAATAATTATCCAAATATTCGGACATCACCTCATAAATAATATGTCACAATATGTGAATTTTTACTAATGATATGACTTTTAATATCAAACCTTATTTCTAagccaaatatatatatatatatatatatatatatatatattcaaatttaaaaatgttttcaaatgggtCTACAAGCAATTTACTTTTTCACTTTAATTATGAGTTACATGAACATAAAAGgatcatatatacatataaaattttcaatttcaaacacAAAAGCATGTAcatattttcattcaatttaaGAAATGAAGTACAATTTCTTACACATAaaacttcatttatttgtaaattaacacatatatatatatataacaatcatTTGATGTAGTCCATTTGTTCAATAGCATCCATTTCATCCCTCATCTTAGCCATTGCAGCCCTTGGGAGGGTAAGGTACACCCTCATCCCACCTTTCATCTTGGCATCGAGTTTGCATGAAGGAAGAAGCAAGCACATGCCCACGTAAAAACTTGCACTCCAAGGCAACACCATAAGGTTGACGGGCTCCCCCGACCCAAAATCCACCTCCATAAACCCTAGGTGCCTCCAATCCGTCAAGAAAACACACGCACCGTTATTTTTGAAAACAGGTTTGGCTCGTGTTATTGACTCGGTTATACTTATCGCTTTCCAAATGTAATCCGGATTGGAGGCATTCTTTTTGCTTTCTTTGATAGTCTCTACAACCTCAATAAATGGACCCTCGTTAAGTTGTTTTCCCGACATCTCAGAGCTGACAAGCACTATAGAATTACCATAGTACCCTTGAGGCAACGGAGGATTTTTCAGTATGTGTCTTATCCCGGTGATGATAGTAAAGACAGTGTCACCATCTGAGTTTAAATCTAAGCCCCTAAACATTGACCTCCAAATATAAGCACTAATTATTTCAAGGCTAGTGAAGTTGTTTCTCGTGACTCCGATATCAATATCATCGCCTTTTACTATCAAACTCGACCTCATTTTCTTTATAGTCTCGCCGCTTATGTTGAAGAACTCGTGAAGGAGATCAATGGTGGGTAAATATGGGGAATTTGCTAAGGTGCTTTTTTTAAATGGAAGTTCAATGGATTCTTCACAAGGTTCCACAACTAATAGTTCCCTCTCCCATACTGGTTTCACCAATGGCTCGTTCTCTCCTTTGACAAGATCGGACAATGCTCTAAGAAATTGGGAAGCACTCACCCCGTCACATATAGCATGGCACAAGCCCATCCCTATGGCGAAACCGCCACAAGAAAACTTGGTAACTTGCACGACAAGCGGGTGATAACCGGATTCGCTTTGATTAGGATAGTTGACAACAAACTCTCTCGCAGTTTGCAAGTCAATACCGTCTAGGTAATTAAGTGAAGAAAGGGAACAAGATGCAATAGCCTCCACGTAGGGTACACCGTCGGCATTACAAGTGATTCGGAGTTTTCCATCTATGTTCCTCTTGAGTTTCCCGGCCATCGGGTAGTAGTACACGAGTACCCTAGAGAGGGCATCCTTGATGAGGCAAGCCGGATCATCAAGCAAGTTATTATCTTTATCATGACTTGCCTTGTAGACATGAATGGTGTAGACAAGTAACTCGATATTGTAGTCATTGTCGATAGAAGAGAACGAGAGAACACACGATGGTGTTGGTTTTGAAGGTTTAACGAGAAAAATATCTTTCTTGTCAACCACGAAAGCTTGATCATTATTCGCCATGGAAGAGAGTTATAAGTGGAATTGGCAAAAGAGAAGGAATGTTAATATATGGTCAAGAGAAGAGTAGTATGTTTAGAGAACATGAAATGAAAATGGAAGCTAgctaacattatatatatatatagagagagaggtgATAGTTTTGTCCACGGCTTTACCAATTAAAGGCCCGTATGTACTTTCTTTTAATTATCCCATTTcatcttattaaaaattatgcatGAATTGGTCAAAACTCACAATATCACCTTGATAATTTATTTCCGTACTCCATTATcaatatttgagttattattatttttttaaaattttcatctatattaaaaatgaaaaaaaaaaaatcttttaaacaaAACGATAAAATATGACATGAAAAAACAATACTTAAAAAGTTACTGAGCTCGTAAATCCTcaagaaaaacgattaactccccgACAGACTTTACTGACTTTCCTGAACAAATCTcagaaaatatcataataatattattatgaatgatacgaatCAGACGACTACggtcattgaaagttcgacgatttctctttAATCAGATAGTTCACCAAAgaataattgggatggtaacccaaatatgtaagTTTGTCATATCGGTTATATTAATCCAAACTTTTCAACAACTATCtaaagactcgggcatcacccaatgaatctcaATAATACTCCATAAAATGCTCCAAATATAAGTCACCTctcgacaatgcaaaaataagtgaaTTATCGATGCAACATTTTcttgacacatacgacaacgactaggcataatacttttttattattattaatatataagagaTCAAATATCACGAattcaattctaaaaaataagtattttaagttaaagtataaaataatgtcTTTAAATACCatgttattttcttaaaaaatcaaaaaaaaaatatatatatatatgtttaatgtgAATTAATAAGAGATAATCGGGAATTTCCTTTTGCAAGAAtagaaggaaaagaaaaagtcttaaattttgaattaaaaaaaaaataggatattcaactattaaaaacatttttatttagtcaaattaaaaatcaaaccaCATTCATTTCTAATGACTTTTTGTGCTAAAATCTCTTATTCTAGCATAATGACAATAAGGGGTATATTCACCGTAAGATCTTGGGTTTGAGCTCGTCAGACGGTATATTCTGcgtctagttaaatggttaagtgtgtttgcggatcgttgtcccattttttttaagtgagtgtcatgctagttcttttttaattctaaaaaaaattgttaaaatatcataaatacataaataatatgcATCTAAgcttaaaaattttgttttttattatattaatttaattttgatgtgAGATTAGAAACAAGCATGAAACTTCCAATGCAATGATAATGATTTTggtatatataaaatcaaattcattgaTTTTAACCACTACTTCAAACATAGAATAAACATATTATCCACATCCAAAAATAACCATTGACCATTTACATTTAATTACCATTTACCAACTCTATttgatttttctctttcttttaaaagaaatgatattatttttattgatctATTATCGAAAAGATTGCATAAATTAGAGTTAAACCATATAACTAAATACAAACCAAGTTATGTCATTTGTTGACACAagttaaagtaaaataaaaataatataacgaATCGaaaatcatacaaaaataaagaaaaaacattatatatatataacaatatcaAAAGAGTTGCAACACTCTATGTGAGTTGTAAAATCCAAATTGAATAAtgtattacttaatttattattacatttCGAAAGATTACAAACTTATGTCCCGGCCAATTGGATTACGTACGTattgaaagaataaataaattgttaaattgtacatgcatgaaaaataattaatgatatatgGATAAGATAagtcttattatatattattcattaggACCATTAAGTTATCATATACTATTTACTACTCAGACCAAGATATTcctattattacttttatttttttattttgaaagcatatgaaattatatattattattgttgttttaCTTGGTCAatgtttatttcattaattcaaaattttgtgaaGAAATACACAAAAAGACGATGAAATCCCATATAAAAAACAGTTCATTATCTCATTCTTTCGATTAAATTCAAAATCTAGTGAATTTAGGCtaagaaaattgattttaattatttctgtagaaattgaattttgatagtaagaatgaaattaaaaacAACTTACAACATTAATTAAgcaacttttaattattttcaaacaaattagtattattttgttttctatagATATAATTCGTCTAGAATATTCTAATTAtgcattattaattaatcttatcATTTATTGAGATGGAGGGATTATGTAACTTTCAATTCTAGACAAGCTAAATTACTTCAACTAGGAAAATTCTCGTGCGATAcatacggataaaaatataattaaaataaatttaataaataatttaataataatatgtatttaatatttaaaattcttaataaatcacgaataaaaataaaacgctttcattccatattttattactttggtaaacaacttatatatattctcacatatctcatcacatatttttttctgaatgaacctttaatctcgtgactttacactttcactttagtcaatcaaatatttgattcatattttttaatatttaacattgtgacctcacacttgtgtcaataatatatttaattcatatttttttaatcactttcaattgataccggcctattatccttcggcaaaccacatctcaatcacaatTAGTTAAAgtattgtatttgttttgttatgttgtaaaTTCTAAACACatatatagcattttaaattttatttttaaccgttttaagtatatatgggcgggtcaacccacaatccgactcaagtatctatttattttcacatatatattcaaattaaccacaactctcaacccggcaattcggacattttaaaaattaagcatcattatatataattatatatatatatatatatatattagttaaaaagttgaacttatattgttaaaatgtcctgcatttatcaaattttgtgttaaatttaaaataaaaaagtgttattaacctagttggttaaagggttgtatttgttttgttatgttgcaagtttgaaacatacatatagtattttaaattttatttttaaccgttttaagtatatatgggcaggtcaatccacaatccgacccaagtattcatttactctcacatatatatccaaattaaccacaactttcaacccgacaatccggacactttaaaaattaagcattattatatatatttaattgatacAAATAAGTTTCAACAtcttaaactaaattttttatgCTAAAGATCAAAATCCCTATCCCTAAAATcagaaacaaaagaagaaaaaaataagcttaattgttatttaacaaattagtcAATTATTCTAAACACACGGTTTTTGCTACCTAACCACTACTactaattttaacttaaaaaaaaataactataactAGTCTAAATTCTCATTTCTTTACGTTAAAGAAAACACAACACAATATTCCACTCAATACAATTTATGTTTAACTACTATTTACCATATCcatttaattcattttagaAACACGTTAAATAAGATAAACCTTGGTCGATTTCCTTCATACTATGTTCATGTGTCTTATAATGATGGATTGTATGCCTCATCGTTCTAATACTTAATTATAACGACGGAATTTGGTATATCTAATATTGATTTAGCAATAGCCgccttaatttaatttaatatttcatttattttggtCCATAAGCGGTAAATAATTCAATCTTGCTAATTGTGTTGAAACTTCTACCTAACATTCCTACCAATAAAGTTAACAACATAAAAATAACCTTATAGTACATTAcatatatttcataatattatcaTCTTGACATTATATGAGATTCGATCTGAAAACTGACAAATTcgatctttttaattatttatttgtttgaattcgTTTCACCATTGTTATCAACCTCTGCGGTTGTTTAAGTTCTCTCCATCCTTTTCtgaacattaatttatttatttcataatatcatGTTTGgaccattttaaaataataatagtaacagattaattattaaaatgggTTTTAGAAagtcatatttataataaatcttGAAAAtggtaataataaaattagcCTTAAATTTTGTATAGATCCAATGAAGGAGAAACCTCATTagtttctattttaattaaatctttgtgctaaaatatcaaaatatatttttatttttacaggACTTTCCAACCACCATTGAATTTTATACCCAATCAACTTCAAATAGCATCTAAAGACTGTTCAATCTATTTTAAGGATCCAGTTCATGCACCTCTCATGTATGTCCATTCATTTGTTGTTTGGAGCATCTCAGCATGTTGTTGGAAACTTGATAATGTCTTcttcaatttgtcaacttcatatCTTAGGGTTggtttctaatatttttttttaggaagTTAGCATGAACCCACAACCATGACCTTCAGTTTAACTTAATGCGTTTTGAGTGAAAATCACGTTCTGAGTGAGAATCAAATATGTGACATTTATTCTCTTATAAACTTTACCACTTGATCGCTTATAAACTTTACCACTTGATCGCTATATTAGTGGGTTGGTTGGTTTGAATAACAAGTATGTGCTTCAGTCTCTATCTTAAAAAGAACATCAAACAATAAATTGCAACAAATACTTACAAACAATAAGGATAGaagttcatattttttaaaggattttttttaaagtacaAGTTATATATGATAGcataaattatcaataaatccaaatttgtttatgtttattctttttatattgaggatatatatgttaggaatgtgtttaatgtttttacttaaatttgtgaCCATTGGTAAATCTGTTTTTTCTTCAACTTTGATTAAGGTGaactataaaaaatttaagtttttaagaaggtttggttttaaaaaattaacaaactGACTAAGgacaatattattaaaagtaatatatattgaatgaaTGAGAAAATTTAATGTGATATATAAGAGGATTTAATGTTTATAGAGAAAAGTTAATAATTGTTCGTTCTAGTATATTATTTAGTTGGATCGGTTTTTTTATCCCGAATTTTTATAATCCAAATAATACTCTAAATCATTGATAGATCGTTTGTTGCTCATACCCTCTGATTGtgttggtgatcatttctcgGGTCCGTGTTAGTTTCcttcactagtagaaaaagaggTATCAGTAAaggcgaaaaccgttactgaaagcatcaaaggccgttactgatacctatAGTGAAACTTCGATAGTCATTGGACAACCGTAATGGTTTTAGACgacttaaaaccgttactgaaaggcATTCAACATCAGTAACGGTTCTTGAATAATCGAATCTtgagttatttttcattttttcaataaagagtTTCTGAATTCCATTTTTCATATGGAGGACCTCCTGCATTTATCCTCTCATTATTTATATGGATATCTCATTATTCGggccatatatatatagattgttcATTTTTACTTGTCATGACTTTTTCAGCGTTGCTTACCAATCATCgactaattatattttaaactgtCGTTCAGAATATATTGTAGAGATTATTCCGACACCGTTTTATTGGTTTGTTCGACTTGTTTTACTTCAACACTCATCGTTCACGAACTCAAATTCAAATGAGTTCATCTTTTGAGAAATCTTCAACAAATTGAAGAATGgttgaatattttatatttggagttttatttttgtaaattgattatacaatttaatatctagatgttatattgtattatttattaattattattttatatatatatatatataactcttaattgaatttaatgagaattaatttcttataaaaaaataattaaaattaaatacttCAAATATTGAGAGTTTACAAGTGTATACAATCTTAAAATGGGATAATAATCATCAATTCAAACCTAGAATTTAGTGGATATTTGTTTTGATCAGTTAGACTATAGATCATAATTTGTCCCTTCTTTGTTTTGAATATTCTTGTTGAGTTCATTGTTTATTTTGGTCGATGGCCAAatgtttaattgttttgaatgGTAATTTATGATCATTCGGGTAATAACTTGTtttcattaatgatttttttataaatttttacaatCTTTTTGTGCACCAAACAAAtcatttcccaaaaaaaaactcACCCCCTCCTGAGTTAGAGTTTAGGGCGTCACCATGACCCCTGGTTTGAGGCGAGGGTCTCAAGTGGTGCATACCCGGGCCAGGAGGGAGGCAAGACCCGCACATTtcgtattaattattaattaataaatatatattatgaattaattagtaCTTTTTGGTCCCGTAATTTCcataatatgtttatttgaattgGCCTCGCATTCTCAGATCGGCCTG
Proteins encoded:
- the LOC124912750 gene encoding spermidine coumaroyl-CoA acyltransferase-like, producing the protein MANNDQAFVVDKKDIFLVKPSKPTPSCVLSFSSIDNDYNIELLVYTIHVYKASHDKDNNLLDDPACLIKDALSRVLVYYYPMAGKLKRNIDGKLRITCNADGVPYVEAIASCSLSSLNYLDGIDLQTAREFVVNYPNQSESGYHPLVVQVTKFSCGGFAIGMGLCHAICDGVSASQFLRALSDLVKGENEPLVKPVWERELLVVEPCEESIELPFKKSTLANSPYLPTIDLLHEFFNISGETIKKMRSSLIVKGDDIDIGVTRNNFTSLEIISAYIWRSMFRGLDLNSDGDTVFTIITGIRHILKNPPLPQGYYGNSIVLVSSEMSGKQLNEGPFIEVVETIKESKKNASNPDYIWKAISITESITRAKPVFKNNGACVFLTDWRHLGFMEVDFGSGEPVNLMVLPWSASFYVGMCLLLPSCKLDAKMKGGMRVYLTLPRAAMAKMRDEMDAIEQMDYIK